From one Nonomuraea polychroma genomic stretch:
- a CDS encoding ABC transporter ATP-binding protein: MESPAVEIVDLVKRYGGATALDGLTLRAERGAVTAVLGPNGAGKTTTVEICEGFRTADSGTVKVLGLAPQRPELRPRVGIMLQAGGVPPAMRCGEWLRLVARFYAHPLDAQALLTRLGLVDHARTPYRRLSGGQQQRLSLAAAVIGRPELVFLDEPTAGLDPQARHACWELVGQLRAAGVSVVLTTHHMDEAERLADHVVIIDRGRVVAEGTPASLTGAERQLRFRARPGLALEELLNALPAGSAAKESPAGHYIIEGLVGPELLATVTAWCASEGVTADDLRIERRTLEDIFLELTGRELR, translated from the coding sequence ATGGAATCCCCAGCCGTCGAGATCGTCGACCTGGTCAAACGTTACGGCGGCGCCACCGCCCTCGACGGCCTCACGCTCCGTGCCGAGCGCGGCGCGGTGACCGCCGTCCTCGGCCCCAACGGCGCCGGCAAGACGACCACGGTCGAGATCTGCGAGGGATTCCGCACGGCCGACTCCGGCACGGTGAAGGTGCTGGGGCTGGCGCCCCAGCGGCCCGAGCTGCGGCCCCGGGTGGGGATCATGCTCCAGGCGGGCGGGGTGCCGCCGGCGATGCGCTGCGGCGAGTGGCTGCGCCTGGTCGCCCGCTTCTACGCCCACCCCCTCGACGCCCAGGCCCTGCTGACACGGCTGGGGCTGGTCGATCACGCGCGGACCCCGTACCGGCGGCTGTCGGGCGGGCAGCAGCAGCGGCTGTCGCTGGCCGCGGCCGTGATCGGTCGGCCCGAGCTGGTGTTCCTCGACGAGCCGACCGCCGGGCTGGACCCCCAGGCCAGGCACGCCTGCTGGGAGCTGGTGGGCCAGCTGCGCGCCGCGGGCGTGTCGGTGGTGCTGACCACGCATCACATGGACGAGGCCGAGCGACTGGCCGACCACGTGGTGATCATCGACAGGGGGCGGGTGGTGGCCGAGGGCACGCCTGCCTCGCTGACCGGCGCGGAGCGGCAGCTCAGATTCCGCGCGCGGCCGGGGCTGGCGCTGGAGGAGCTGCTCAACGCGCTCCCGGCGGGCAGCGCGGCCAAGGAGTCGCCCGCCGGCCACTACATCATCGAGGGCCTGGTGGGTCCGGAGCTGCTGGCCACGGTGACGGCCTGGTGCGCGTCCGAGGGCGTCACGGCCGACGACCTGCGCATCGAACGGCGCACCCTCGAGGACATCTTCCTCGAGCTGACCGGCAGGGAGCTGCGATGA
- a CDS encoding cysteine desulfurase, whose translation MTSISFDVEKIRKDFPVFSRELPDGRPLVYLDSGNSSQKPELVIETMREHLAMHYSNVGRAMHVLGAESTEAYEGARDKIAGFVGTSSRDEVIFTKNASEALNLVAYSFGNPANTDPRFTLGPGDEIVISEMEHHSNIVPWQMLSQRTGATLKWFGVTDDGRLDLSDDVITERTKIVSVAHQSNVLGTVNPVAELARRAHAVGALIMLDASQSVPHHPVNVTELGADFVAFTGHKMVGPSGIGVLWGRAELLEAMPPFLGGGEMIEAVWMDRSTYAPVPHKFEAGTPPIVEAIGLGAAVDYLTGIGMEAVEAHERELTAYALEALRDVPTLRVIGPETLEGRGGTVSFTLEGIHPHDVGQILDDQFGVAVRVGHHCARPLHLRFGIPATTRASFYLYNTTGEIDALVRGLHHVQKVFA comes from the coding sequence ATGACTTCCATCAGCTTCGATGTGGAGAAGATCAGGAAGGACTTCCCGGTCTTCTCCCGCGAGCTGCCCGACGGGCGCCCGCTCGTCTACCTGGACTCGGGCAACTCCTCGCAGAAGCCCGAGCTGGTCATCGAGACCATGCGGGAGCACCTGGCGATGCACTACAGCAACGTCGGGCGGGCCATGCACGTGCTCGGGGCCGAGTCGACCGAGGCGTACGAGGGCGCCCGCGACAAGATCGCCGGCTTCGTCGGCACGTCGTCGCGTGACGAGGTGATCTTCACCAAGAACGCCTCCGAGGCGCTCAACCTGGTCGCGTACTCGTTCGGCAACCCGGCCAACACCGATCCGCGCTTCACGCTCGGGCCGGGCGACGAGATCGTCATCTCCGAGATGGAGCACCACTCCAACATCGTGCCGTGGCAGATGCTCTCGCAGCGCACCGGTGCGACGCTGAAGTGGTTCGGCGTCACCGACGACGGCCGGCTGGACCTGTCGGACGACGTGATCACCGAGCGGACGAAGATCGTCTCGGTCGCCCACCAGTCCAACGTGCTCGGCACCGTCAACCCGGTCGCCGAGCTGGCCAGGCGGGCGCACGCGGTAGGGGCGCTCATCATGCTGGACGCCTCCCAGTCCGTGCCGCACCACCCGGTGAACGTCACCGAGCTGGGCGCCGACTTCGTGGCCTTCACCGGGCACAAGATGGTCGGCCCGTCCGGCATCGGCGTGCTCTGGGGGCGGGCCGAGCTGCTGGAGGCCATGCCCCCGTTCCTGGGCGGCGGCGAGATGATCGAGGCGGTCTGGATGGACCGCTCGACGTACGCGCCGGTGCCGCACAAGTTCGAGGCCGGCACGCCGCCGATCGTCGAGGCCATCGGGCTCGGCGCGGCCGTGGACTACCTCACCGGGATCGGCATGGAGGCCGTCGAGGCGCACGAGCGCGAGCTGACGGCCTACGCGCTGGAGGCCCTGCGCGACGTTCCCACCCTGCGTGTCATCGGCCCCGAGACGCTGGAGGGGCGTGGCGGGACGGTGTCGTTCACGCTGGAGGGCATCCACCCGCACGACGTCGGGCAGATCCTGGACGACCAGTTCGGCGTCGCCGTACGCGTGGGGCACCACTGCGCGCGGCCGCTGCACCTGCGCTTCGGAATACCGGCGACCACGCGGGCGTCGTTCTACCTGTACAACACCACGGGCGAGATCGACGCCCTGGTGCGCGGCCTGCATCACGTTCAGAAGGTGTTCGCATAG
- the sufC gene encoding Fe-S cluster assembly ATPase SufC has protein sequence MSTLEIRDLHVAVEDKEILRGVNLTVAAGQTHAIMGPNGSGKSTLAYAIAGHPKYTITSGKVLLDGVDLLELSVDERARAGLFLAMQYPVEVPGVSVSNFLRSAVTAVRGEAPKLREFAKDLKNGMDALSIDSAFAQRNLNEGFSGGEKKRHEILQMELLKPKIAVLDETDSGLDVDALRVVSEGINRFRASGETGVLLITHYTRILRYVKPDFVHVFAAGRIVEEGGPELAEKLEAEGYEQYTKASA, from the coding sequence ATGTCCACCCTAGAGATCCGCGACCTGCACGTCGCCGTCGAGGACAAGGAAATCCTGCGCGGCGTCAACCTGACCGTGGCGGCCGGGCAGACCCACGCCATCATGGGCCCCAACGGCTCGGGCAAGTCGACGCTCGCCTACGCCATCGCCGGCCACCCCAAGTACACGATCACCAGCGGCAAGGTGCTGCTGGACGGCGTGGACCTGCTGGAGCTGTCGGTCGACGAGCGGGCCCGCGCGGGCCTGTTCCTCGCCATGCAGTACCCGGTCGAGGTCCCCGGCGTGTCGGTGTCGAACTTCCTGCGCTCGGCCGTCACCGCCGTCCGCGGCGAGGCGCCCAAGCTGCGTGAGTTCGCCAAGGACCTGAAGAACGGCATGGACGCGCTGTCCATCGACTCCGCCTTCGCCCAGCGCAACCTCAACGAGGGTTTCTCCGGCGGCGAGAAGAAGCGCCACGAGATCCTCCAGATGGAGCTGCTCAAGCCGAAGATCGCCGTGCTCGACGAGACCGACTCCGGCCTCGACGTGGACGCGCTGCGCGTGGTGTCGGAGGGCATCAACCGCTTCCGCGCCTCCGGCGAGACCGGCGTTCTGCTGATCACGCACTACACGCGCATCCTGCGGTACGTGAAGCCGGACTTCGTGCACGTCTTCGCCGCCGGCAGGATCGTCGAGGAGGGCGGCCCCGAACTGGCCGAGAAGCTCGAGGCCGAGGGCTACGAGCAGTACACGAAGGCGTCTGCATGA
- a CDS encoding helix-turn-helix transcriptional regulator: MPMMEPGHERGTRARVARLILEHGPVAAAALGERLGLTPAAVRRHLDALVADGMIEPRMVRPRGQRGRGRPAKLFAITDAGRSAFEHAYDDLAGSALRFLAERMGQEAVTDFARAQVLGLLKRLDPVMRTVPADQRVQVLAQALSAEGYAASASKAKSGGDQLCQHHCPVAHVAAEFPQLCEAETEAFAQLLGTPVQRLATIAHGDGVCTTHVSPQKLGESAHRDKSKETGR, encoded by the coding sequence ATGCCCATGATGGAGCCAGGTCACGAGCGCGGGACGCGTGCCCGCGTGGCCCGGCTGATTCTTGAGCATGGTCCCGTCGCGGCCGCCGCCCTGGGCGAGCGGCTCGGGCTCACGCCCGCCGCCGTGCGACGTCACCTCGACGCGCTGGTGGCCGACGGGATGATCGAGCCTCGCATGGTGCGCCCGCGCGGTCAGCGCGGACGCGGGCGGCCGGCCAAGCTGTTCGCCATCACCGACGCGGGGCGCAGTGCCTTCGAGCACGCCTATGACGACCTGGCCGGGAGCGCGCTGCGCTTTCTGGCCGAGCGCATGGGACAGGAAGCGGTGACCGACTTCGCTCGCGCGCAGGTGCTCGGCCTGCTCAAGCGGCTGGATCCGGTCATGCGGACGGTGCCGGCGGATCAGCGCGTTCAAGTGCTGGCGCAGGCGCTGTCGGCGGAGGGCTATGCCGCCTCGGCCAGCAAGGCCAAGTCGGGCGGCGACCAGCTCTGCCAGCATCACTGCCCGGTGGCCCACGTAGCAGCGGAGTTCCCGCAGCTCTGCGAGGCCGAGACGGAGGCGTTCGCGCAACTGCTCGGCACACCGGTGCAGCGCCTGGCCACGATCGCACACGGCGACGGGGTCTGCACGACGCACGTAAGCCCACAGAAGCTGGGTGAATCCGCACATAGAGACAAGAGCAAGGAGACCGGAAGGTGA
- a CDS encoding multidrug effflux MFS transporter, with translation MSVAEATSVVVVPKQKSRRGLLLVILGALSAIGPLSIDMYLPALPAITSEMLSAPAQVQLTLTACLIGVSVGQVIAGPVSDVRGRRMPLIVGVAGFMVASLLCAFAPSVPMLIAFRLLQGILGGAALVIVRAVVRDLYDGAAIARIFATLMLVSGLAPILAPIAGAQLLAFTSWRGVFVALSLAGLVLLLAVLAGVRETLPAQERESGGLKHTARTFWQLLRDRAFMGYALTGGLAFSAMFGYIAGSPFVLQEVYGATPQQYSLIFGLNAFGLTAMAQVGGRLSGRVPPVALVMTGLVTALTGAGLLMGAALTGLGLWGIVGGLFVIMLGQGLVLPGTGALALGSQPAQVAGSASALLGVLQFALGALAAPLVGLAGSGTAVPMATVMLGLIACSVVIFAVLARPPASQVR, from the coding sequence ATGTCCGTGGCAGAAGCCACGTCCGTCGTCGTCGTTCCGAAGCAGAAGAGCCGTCGGGGATTATTGCTGGTCATCCTCGGTGCGCTGTCGGCGATCGGGCCGCTCTCCATCGACATGTACCTCCCGGCGCTGCCCGCCATCACCTCCGAGATGCTCAGCGCGCCCGCCCAGGTGCAGCTCACGCTCACCGCCTGCCTCATCGGCGTGTCGGTCGGCCAGGTCATCGCCGGTCCGGTCAGCGACGTGCGAGGGCGGCGCATGCCGCTGATCGTGGGCGTGGCCGGGTTCATGGTCGCCTCACTGCTGTGCGCGTTCGCGCCGTCGGTGCCCATGCTCATCGCCTTCCGGCTGCTGCAGGGCATCCTGGGCGGCGCGGCCCTGGTCATCGTGCGCGCCGTCGTGCGCGACCTGTACGACGGCGCCGCCATCGCCCGCATCTTCGCCACGCTCATGCTGGTCAGCGGCCTGGCGCCGATCCTGGCGCCGATCGCCGGGGCGCAGCTGCTGGCGTTCACGTCCTGGCGGGGCGTGTTCGTGGCGCTCAGCCTCGCGGGCCTGGTGCTGCTGCTGGCCGTGCTGGCGGGAGTGCGGGAGACGCTGCCCGCGCAGGAGCGTGAGAGCGGCGGGCTCAAGCACACCGCCCGCACGTTCTGGCAGCTGCTGCGCGACCGCGCGTTCATGGGCTACGCGCTCACCGGCGGCCTGGCGTTCTCGGCGATGTTCGGCTACATCGCCGGCTCGCCGTTCGTGCTGCAGGAGGTCTACGGCGCCACGCCGCAGCAATATTCGCTCATCTTCGGGCTCAACGCCTTCGGCCTGACCGCCATGGCGCAGGTCGGCGGCCGGCTGTCGGGCCGGGTGCCGCCGGTCGCGCTGGTCATGACCGGGCTGGTCACCGCACTGACCGGGGCGGGGCTGCTCATGGGCGCCGCGCTCACCGGGCTCGGCCTGTGGGGCATCGTGGGCGGCTTGTTCGTCATCATGCTCGGCCAGGGCCTGGTGCTCCCCGGCACGGGCGCGCTGGCGCTGGGCTCGCAGCCGGCTCAGGTGGCCGGCAGCGCCTCCGCCCTGCTCGGCGTGCTGCAGTTCGCGCTCGGTGCCCTGGCGGCCCCGCTGGTCGGCCTGGCCGGTTCGGGTACCGCCGTGCCCATGGCGACCGTCATGCTGGGACTCATCGCCTGCTCGGTGGTGATCTTCGCCGTGCTGGCCCGGCCGCCGGCAAGTCAAGTTAGGTAA
- a CDS encoding MFS transporter: protein MEAPAAPVSLARPPLGLSVASFVSSFDRFAVSPMLVMIAADLRVPLSASVAAASGYYLAYGLTQPLWGMLSDRFGRVRVMRGALLGAALAGLVSALMPVLGALVAARVVAGACFGAVIPTGLTYVGDTVQPSVRQRALTDLMGAAALGTALATGLGGALAGLVDWRAAFIVPAACALVCALALRSLPEPPRLGGRGGPGMARYLGMVLGQRWALLVFALAFTEGAIMLGAMPFLATALEHSGIAAAVAGLGITAYGLGLWGLTKVVKRLSGRWPVPVLMAVGGAQMCAGFALVAVHVSMVTVAVTALLLGGGWSFLHSSLQTWATSVVPEARGTTIAFFASALFVGSAIASWVAGPLAEDGRYTLLFGVAAAAVIPLTAVAALTRRRYGALHTERPQPQPE from the coding sequence ATGGAAGCCCCCGCCGCCCCCGTGAGCCTCGCCCGGCCTCCGCTGGGCCTGTCCGTCGCCTCGTTCGTCAGCAGCTTCGACCGCTTCGCCGTGAGCCCCATGCTCGTGATGATCGCCGCCGACCTGCGTGTCCCGCTGTCGGCGTCGGTGGCCGCCGCCAGCGGCTACTACCTGGCGTACGGGCTGACGCAGCCGCTGTGGGGCATGCTGTCGGACCGGTTCGGCCGGGTGCGGGTGATGCGCGGCGCGCTGCTGGGCGCGGCGCTGGCGGGGCTGGTGTCGGCGCTGATGCCGGTGCTGGGAGCGCTGGTGGCGGCGAGGGTCGTGGCGGGCGCCTGCTTCGGCGCGGTGATCCCGACGGGCCTGACGTACGTGGGCGACACGGTCCAGCCCTCGGTACGCCAGCGCGCCCTGACGGACCTCATGGGCGCCGCCGCGCTCGGCACGGCCCTGGCCACGGGGCTCGGCGGTGCGCTGGCAGGGCTGGTGGACTGGCGGGCGGCGTTCATCGTGCCGGCCGCCTGCGCCCTCGTCTGCGCGCTGGCCCTGCGCTCGCTGCCCGAGCCGCCCCGGCTCGGCGGGCGCGGCGGGCCCGGTATGGCACGCTACCTGGGCATGGTGCTCGGGCAACGCTGGGCCCTGCTCGTCTTCGCGCTGGCGTTCACCGAGGGCGCGATCATGCTCGGCGCCATGCCGTTCCTGGCCACCGCGCTGGAGCACTCGGGGATCGCGGCGGCGGTGGCGGGCCTGGGCATCACCGCGTACGGGCTGGGGTTGTGGGGGCTCACGAAGGTGGTCAAGCGGTTGTCGGGGCGCTGGCCCGTGCCCGTGCTGATGGCCGTGGGCGGTGCGCAGATGTGCGCGGGGTTCGCGCTCGTGGCCGTGCACGTCAGCATGGTGACGGTCGCCGTCACCGCGCTGCTGCTCGGCGGCGGCTGGTCGTTCCTGCACTCCTCGCTGCAGACCTGGGCCACGTCGGTGGTGCCGGAGGCCAGGGGGACGACGATCGCGTTCTTCGCCTCGGCGTTGTTCGTGGGCAGCGCGATCGCGTCATGGGTGGCCGGGCCGCTGGCCGAGGACGGCCGGTACACGCTGCTGTTCGGGGTGGCCGCGGCCGCCGTGATCCCGCTGACGGCGGTGGCCGCGCTCACCCGCCGCCGCTACGGCGCGCTCCACACCGAGCGCCCCCAGCCCCAGCCCGAGTGA
- the sufD gene encoding Fe-S cluster assembly protein SufD, which translates to MGLNEKPLSTLHEKASFDLGDFEVPTGREESWRFTPLSRLKGLHNGKAEPVGHVRLDVDAAPEVTVETVGRDDARLGKAFAPTDRVSAQAWHSFEKATVITVPREAVTSKHTVLTLTGSGDGASYGHIVVKVEPMAEAVIVLDHRGSAVYADNIEFAVGDGASLRVVSLQDWDDDAVHVSHHHAQLAKDATFRSFAVTLGGDLVRLSPNVTYTAPGGDADMSGVYFADAGQHLEHRLLVDHSQPNCKSNVDYRGALQGEDAHAVWIGDVIIRVEAEGTDTYELNRNLILTDGARADSVPNLEILTGEVAGAGHASASGRLDDEHIFYLQARGIPYDEARRLVVKGFLGQLIEKIEVEEIRERVLTAVEAELTR; encoded by the coding sequence ATGGGCCTGAACGAGAAGCCCTTGTCGACCCTGCACGAGAAGGCGTCGTTCGACCTCGGTGACTTCGAGGTCCCGACCGGGCGCGAGGAGTCGTGGCGTTTCACGCCGCTCTCGCGCCTGAAGGGCCTGCACAACGGCAAGGCCGAGCCCGTGGGCCACGTGCGCCTGGACGTCGACGCGGCGCCCGAGGTCACCGTGGAGACGGTCGGCCGCGACGACGCCCGCCTCGGCAAGGCGTTCGCGCCGACCGACCGGGTGAGCGCCCAGGCGTGGCACAGCTTCGAGAAGGCCACCGTGATCACGGTGCCCCGCGAGGCCGTCACGTCCAAGCACACCGTCCTGACGCTGACCGGGTCCGGCGACGGCGCCTCCTACGGCCACATCGTGGTCAAGGTGGAGCCGATGGCCGAGGCCGTGATCGTGCTCGACCACAGGGGCAGCGCCGTCTACGCCGACAACATCGAGTTCGCCGTCGGCGACGGCGCCTCGCTCAGGGTCGTCAGCCTGCAGGACTGGGACGACGACGCGGTCCACGTCTCGCACCACCACGCCCAGCTGGCCAAGGACGCGACGTTCCGCAGCTTCGCGGTGACGCTCGGCGGCGACCTCGTACGCCTGTCGCCCAACGTGACCTACACCGCCCCCGGCGGCGACGCCGACATGTCGGGCGTCTACTTCGCGGATGCCGGGCAGCACCTGGAGCACCGCCTGCTGGTCGACCACTCGCAGCCGAACTGTAAGAGCAACGTCGACTACCGCGGCGCGCTGCAGGGTGAGGACGCGCACGCCGTCTGGATCGGCGACGTGATCATCAGGGTCGAGGCCGAGGGCACCGACACCTACGAGCTCAACCGCAATCTCATCCTCACCGACGGCGCCCGCGCCGACTCGGTGCCCAACCTGGAGATCCTCACCGGCGAGGTCGCCGGCGCCGGCCACGCCTCCGCCTCCGGCCGCCTCGACGACGAGCACATCTTCTACCTGCAGGCCCGCGGCATCCCCTACGACGAGGCCCGTCGCCTGGTCGTCAAGGGCTTCCTCGGCCAGCTCATCGAGAAGATCGAGGTCGAGGAGATCCGCGAGCGCGTGCTCACCGCAGTGGAGGCGGAGCTCACGCGATGA
- a CDS encoding ABC transporter permease, producing the protein MTALDFTPAPGAAPFGRMVLAQAGAEIRAMLRNGEQLLLTLIIPVLLLVGFSLAPLIDVGGGRRIDFLAPGVLALAVMSTAFTGQAIATGFERRYGVLKRLGATPLSRAGLMLAKTTAVVAVEGIQVVLIVAVGLALGWRPQGSFLGAALLIVLGTAAFSGLALLMAGTLRAEATLAGANLVYLVLLGAGGVIFPLSKFPAGVRPVLELLPISALTGGLRSVLAQGVALPLGSLAVLAGWAVLSLALVSRTFRWE; encoded by the coding sequence ATGACCGCACTCGACTTCACCCCCGCACCCGGCGCGGCACCGTTCGGCCGCATGGTGCTGGCGCAGGCGGGCGCGGAGATCCGCGCGATGTTGCGCAACGGCGAGCAGCTGCTGCTCACGCTGATCATCCCGGTGCTGCTGCTGGTGGGCTTCTCACTGGCGCCGCTGATCGACGTCGGCGGCGGGCGGCGGATCGACTTCCTGGCCCCCGGCGTGCTGGCGCTGGCGGTCATGTCCACGGCCTTCACCGGGCAGGCCATCGCGACGGGCTTCGAGCGCCGCTACGGCGTGCTGAAGCGGCTGGGTGCGACGCCGCTGTCCAGGGCCGGGCTCATGCTGGCCAAGACCACGGCCGTGGTGGCCGTGGAGGGCATCCAGGTCGTGTTGATCGTGGCGGTGGGGCTGGCGCTGGGGTGGCGGCCGCAGGGGTCGTTCCTGGGCGCGGCCCTGCTGATCGTGCTGGGGACGGCGGCCTTCAGCGGGCTCGCGCTGCTCATGGCGGGCACGCTGCGGGCGGAGGCGACGCTGGCCGGGGCCAACCTGGTCTACCTGGTGTTGCTGGGGGCGGGCGGGGTGATCTTCCCGCTGTCGAAGTTCCCCGCGGGAGTGCGGCCGGTGCTGGAGCTGCTGCCCATCTCGGCGCTCACCGGCGGCCTGCGCTCGGTGCTCGCCCAGGGTGTGGCGCTGCCGCTCGGCTCGCTGGCCGTGCTCGCCGGCTGGGCCGTCTTGTCGCTGGCGCTGGTCTCGCGCACGTTCCGCTGGGAGTGA
- the sufB gene encoding Fe-S cluster assembly protein SufB produces the protein MTVTDRPELEGLGNYKFGWADPDAAGAAAKRGLSEEVVRNISALKNEPEWMLDLRLKGLRLFDRKPLPTWGSDLSGIDFDNIKYFVRSTEKQAASWDELPADIKNTYDKLGIPEAEKQRLIAGVAAQYESEVVYHKIREDLEEKGVIFLDTDTGLKEHPEIFQEYFGSVIPVGDNKFAALNTAVWSGGSFIYVPPNVEVEIPLQAYFRINTENMGQFERTLIIVDENSYVHYVEGCTAPIYSSDSLHSAVVEIIVKKNARCRYTTIQNWSNNVYNLVTKRAVAYEGATMEWIDGNIGSKVTMKYPAVYLMGEHAKGETLSVAFAGEGQHQDAGSKMVHLAPNTSSSVISKSVARGGGRTSYRGLVQIEEGAHGSASTVKCDALLVDQISRSDTYPYVDVREDDVRMGHEATVSKVSEDQLFYLMSRGLDEDEAMAMIVRGFVEPIARELPMEYALELNRLIELQMEGAVG, from the coding sequence GTGACTGTCACCGACCGCCCGGAGCTGGAAGGCCTCGGGAATTACAAGTTCGGCTGGGCCGACCCGGATGCCGCGGGCGCGGCGGCCAAGCGTGGCCTGTCCGAGGAGGTCGTTCGCAACATCTCCGCTCTCAAGAACGAGCCGGAGTGGATGCTTGACCTTCGCCTGAAGGGCCTCCGCCTGTTCGACAGGAAGCCGCTGCCCACCTGGGGCTCTGACCTCAGCGGCATCGATTTCGACAACATCAAGTACTTCGTGCGCTCGACCGAGAAGCAGGCCGCTTCCTGGGACGAGCTGCCCGCCGACATCAAGAACACCTATGACAAGCTTGGCATCCCCGAGGCGGAGAAGCAGCGCCTCATCGCCGGTGTCGCGGCTCAGTACGAGTCCGAGGTGGTCTACCACAAGATCCGTGAGGACCTCGAGGAGAAGGGCGTCATCTTCCTCGACACCGACACGGGCCTGAAGGAGCACCCGGAGATCTTCCAGGAGTACTTCGGGTCGGTCATCCCGGTGGGCGACAACAAGTTCGCCGCGCTCAACACCGCCGTGTGGTCCGGTGGCTCGTTCATCTACGTGCCGCCGAACGTCGAGGTCGAGATCCCGCTGCAGGCCTACTTCCGGATCAACACCGAGAACATGGGCCAGTTCGAGCGGACCCTGATCATCGTGGACGAAAACTCCTACGTCCACTACGTCGAGGGCTGCACCGCGCCGATCTACTCCTCCGACTCGCTGCACAGCGCCGTCGTTGAGATCATCGTGAAGAAGAACGCCCGCTGCCGTTACACGACCATCCAGAACTGGTCGAACAACGTCTACAACCTGGTCACCAAGCGCGCCGTGGCCTACGAGGGCGCGACCATGGAGTGGATCGACGGCAACATCGGCTCCAAGGTCACGATGAAGTACCCGGCCGTCTACCTCATGGGCGAGCACGCCAAGGGCGAGACGCTGAGCGTCGCGTTCGCGGGCGAGGGTCAGCACCAGGACGCCGGCTCGAAGATGGTGCACCTGGCGCCGAACACGAGCTCCAGCGTGATCTCCAAGTCGGTGGCGCGCGGCGGCGGCCGCACCTCCTACCGCGGTCTCGTGCAGATCGAGGAGGGCGCGCACGGCAGCGCCAGCACCGTCAAGTGCGACGCACTGCTGGTCGACCAGATCAGCCGCTCCGACACCTACCCCTACGTCGACGTCCGCGAGGACGACGTCAGGATGGGTCACGAGGCGACGGTCTCCAAGGTCAGCGAGGACCAGCTGTTCTACCTCATGAGCCGCGGGCTCGATGAGGACGAGGCGATGGCGATGATCGTGCGCGGCTTCGTGGAGCCGATCGCGCGTGAGCTGCCGATGGAATACGCGCTCGAGCTCAACCGGCTGATCGAGCTGCAGATGGAAGGAGCCGTCGGCTGA
- a CDS encoding Rieske (2Fe-2S) protein: MSFQKVCKLDDIPDQGAIGVEVGDTPVALVRKGDEVFALHDVCSHAEVKLSEGELYDGTLECWLHGSCFDVRTGKPTGPPATKPVNVYTVKIDGDDVLVSLSKES, from the coding sequence ATGAGTTTCCAGAAGGTCTGCAAGCTCGATGACATCCCTGACCAGGGGGCCATCGGGGTCGAGGTCGGGGACACGCCGGTCGCGCTCGTCCGCAAGGGCGATGAGGTCTTCGCCCTGCACGACGTCTGCTCCCACGCCGAGGTGAAGCTCAGCGAGGGCGAGCTCTACGACGGCACGCTGGAGTGCTGGCTGCACGGCTCGTGCTTCGACGTCCGCACCGGCAAGCCGACCGGACCACCTGCGACCAAGCCCGTGAACGTCTACACAGTCAAGATCGACGGCGATGACGTCCTCGTCTCGCTCTCGAAGGAGTCATAA
- a CDS encoding VOC family protein — protein sequence MAQRSGYDPGVPCWVDLSSTDVGGSARFYSEIFGWQAEMVDDPAAGGYGMFTYEGKKVAGVGPVMGEGMPSSWNTYMATDDITALAERIKNAGGTVVMEPMQVFEEGSMTVFRAPDGSHAAAWQAANHHGAELVNEPVSFCWNELITRDPAAAERFYSEVFGWRPELLEMGGVKYTEWHAGEPAIAGMMEMASDYPPDTPSFWMTYFAVDDLGATTAAAERLGAQVLVRAMDAPPGPFSMLIDPQGAVFSAIQLNEPE from the coding sequence ATGGCGCAACGCAGTGGGTATGACCCCGGAGTCCCCTGCTGGGTGGACCTGTCCAGCACCGACGTCGGCGGATCCGCCCGGTTCTACAGCGAGATCTTCGGCTGGCAGGCCGAGATGGTCGACGACCCGGCGGCCGGCGGCTACGGCATGTTCACCTACGAGGGCAAGAAGGTCGCCGGAGTGGGACCGGTCATGGGCGAGGGGATGCCCTCGTCCTGGAACACGTACATGGCGACCGACGACATCACCGCGCTCGCCGAGCGGATCAAGAACGCCGGCGGCACCGTCGTCATGGAGCCGATGCAGGTCTTCGAGGAAGGCAGCATGACCGTCTTCCGCGCTCCCGACGGCTCCCACGCGGCCGCCTGGCAGGCGGCGAACCATCACGGCGCGGAGCTGGTCAACGAGCCGGTCTCGTTCTGCTGGAACGAGCTGATCACGCGCGACCCGGCGGCCGCCGAGCGCTTCTACTCCGAGGTCTTCGGCTGGCGGCCGGAGCTGCTGGAGATGGGCGGCGTCAAATACACCGAGTGGCACGCGGGCGAGCCGGCCATCGCGGGCATGATGGAGATGGCTTCCGACTACCCGCCGGACACTCCCTCGTTCTGGATGACCTACTTCGCGGTGGACGACCTCGGCGCCACCACCGCGGCGGCCGAGCGGCTGGGCGCGCAGGTGCTCGTCCGGGCGATGGACGCGCCGCCCGGTCCGTTCTCGATGTTGATCGACCCGCAGGGCGCGGTCTTCTCCGCCATCCAGCTCAACGAGCCCGAATGA